A genome region from Syntrophomonadaceae bacterium includes the following:
- the cas1 gene encoding CRISPR-associated endonuclease Cas1, which yields MNLVINNFGTFLGKTSERLVVKENGKVVQEVPFFDLTQITVTTGGASLSSDVIRMCMEHGVQINFLSSTGQPYAKISSPQLTATVQTRREQMMAYFDQRGLVLAKAFITGKIKNQINTLKYFAKHRKEAKRESYEQVMSAAQKMNDILQDLEGHHGQNIDEVRGQLLSIEGRASALYWQQVALILEGKVDFPGREHRGAEDPFNSMLNYGYGILYAQLWSAILLAGLEPFAGFMHTDRPGKPSLVLDLIEEFRQPVVDRTVIAMFSKGYKVQLEEGKLAADTRKDLAGRILAQLDSTENYHGKKHKLTTIIQNQARSIATFVRKEGKYRPFIGGW from the coding sequence ATGAACCTCGTCATCAACAACTTCGGCACCTTTTTAGGCAAGACCAGTGAGCGGCTGGTTGTCAAAGAAAACGGCAAAGTGGTACAGGAAGTGCCATTTTTTGACCTGACCCAAATTACCGTTACCACAGGCGGCGCCTCACTCTCCAGTGACGTTATCCGCATGTGCATGGAACACGGCGTACAGATCAACTTCCTGTCCAGCACCGGGCAGCCCTATGCCAAAATCAGCTCGCCCCAGTTGACGGCTACCGTGCAGACCAGGCGGGAACAGATGATGGCTTATTTTGACCAGCGCGGTCTTGTGCTGGCCAAAGCCTTTATCACCGGAAAAATTAAAAATCAGATCAATACCCTGAAATATTTTGCCAAGCATCGTAAAGAGGCTAAAAGAGAAAGTTATGAACAGGTAATGTCTGCCGCGCAAAAAATGAACGATATTTTGCAGGATTTAGAAGGCCACCATGGTCAAAATATCGACGAAGTGCGCGGCCAGCTTCTTTCCATTGAAGGGAGAGCATCCGCCCTATATTGGCAGCAGGTAGCCCTTATTCTGGAAGGAAAAGTGGATTTCCCCGGCCGGGAGCACCGCGGCGCCGAAGACCCTTTCAATTCCATGCTCAATTACGGTTATGGCATCCTTTATGCCCAGCTTTGGAGCGCAATCCTCCTGGCGGGTCTCGAACCATTCGCCGGCTTTATGCACACAGACAGACCGGGGAAGCCATCGCTGGTGTTAGACCTGATCGAAGAATTTCGCCAGCCAGTGGTAGACAGGACAGTAATCGCCATGTTTAGCAAGGGTTATAAAGTACAGTTGGAAGAAGGAAAACTTGCTGCCGATACCCGTAAAGATCTGGCCGGTAGAATTTTAGCTCAGCTCGACAGCACCGAAAACTACCACGGCAAAAAGCACAAGCTTACTACAATTATCCAGAACCAGGCCAGGAGCATCGCTACGTTTGTGCGAAAAGAAGGCAAATACCGCCCCTTTATCGGAGGTTGGTA
- the cas3 gene encoding CRISPR-associated helicase Cas3', whose translation MLPGFDSFWAKSQIDQAAAGETLVSHTRQVLKNVIALNARLPELAQLAQMPRFWPRLALAGVLHDLGKCAGGFQQMLRGQGTFLYRHEIISAAFLPWLLGSDPHQDLPWVAAGILSHHKELSTLERDYPPGCDWEVPPLPDSLEQIASEMDEEFFQLAPKMFQHGLLPLLEEYPLPTFHAGCIFSLPDGAFNRSTFPGFARRAMDAYAQLAGRLRKEEANSSIALAGRFTRGVLILADHAGSAWQTFGKLEALASSAIMAKTLALPLPADGEDKIYAHQTRAGKTLGCALLVAPTGSGKTEAALLWAAANGQKSAGSPPLFYVLPYQASLNAMRSRFGVHFGDDRVVLQHSRALQALYRQLLDRGYAPGEAKTQAVREINLGRLHVAPVRILTPYQLLRGAFQLRGHEALWTDCAGARLVFDEIHAYEPGRLGMILALLEHLTRDLAVNVLVMSATLPSVLAEVLSEKLNSPEPVVATPETYAAFRRHRLHLRAANLLNEVTVREIYRQAKEGLAVLVVATTVQRAQQIWEQLNAFQNGDIHVELLHGKFCPRDRFAKEQWLLRQVSTKNAKSQKKPLILVATQVIEVSLDVDFDVLFTDPAPLEPLLQRFGRVNRGRRCRERDVVVLTEIPEGCPVYAKPLVEKALQQLVPLDGQMLDEAKIQDLLDAVYSEAVSQWWKGEVLKSAEAFKAEVLSSLYAFETDERLEEKFCEMFDGQEVLPKVLFDEYQRINQSDPLLTQSLLVSVSRGQFWRLKKEGRLEKLDRHLWVANAPYDSRFGMQLQQNLLNETG comes from the coding sequence ATGTTGCCAGGCTTTGATAGTTTTTGGGCCAAAAGTCAGATTGACCAGGCTGCGGCCGGGGAAACCTTAGTCAGCCACACCCGTCAGGTGCTCAAAAATGTTATTGCTTTAAACGCACGCCTGCCGGAATTGGCCCAGCTTGCTCAAATGCCGCGCTTTTGGCCGCGCTTAGCCTTGGCAGGCGTTCTGCATGACCTGGGGAAATGTGCGGGCGGTTTTCAGCAGATGTTGCGGGGCCAAGGAACTTTTCTCTACCGGCATGAAATTATTTCTGCGGCCTTTCTCCCTTGGCTTTTGGGCAGCGATCCGCACCAAGACCTGCCGTGGGTAGCTGCAGGAATACTCTCCCACCATAAAGAACTTTCGACCCTGGAGCGGGATTATCCACCGGGTTGTGATTGGGAAGTCCCTCCATTGCCCGATTCATTGGAGCAAATAGCTTCGGAGATGGATGAAGAGTTTTTTCAACTTGCCCCAAAAATGTTCCAGCATGGTTTACTGCCGCTGCTTGAGGAATATCCGCTGCCGACGTTTCATGCAGGGTGTATCTTTTCGCTCCCAGACGGTGCTTTTAACCGGTCAACCTTCCCGGGGTTTGCCCGGCGGGCAATGGACGCTTACGCTCAACTGGCTGGCCGGCTTCGCAAAGAGGAGGCGAACTCTTCAATCGCCCTGGCCGGGCGCTTCACAAGGGGCGTATTGATCTTGGCCGATCATGCCGGGTCAGCCTGGCAGACTTTTGGCAAGCTGGAAGCGCTTGCCTCATCTGCTATCATGGCTAAAACGCTGGCCTTACCGCTGCCAGCCGATGGGGAAGACAAAATCTATGCTCATCAAACCCGTGCTGGCAAAACTTTGGGATGCGCTCTACTGGTAGCACCGACAGGAAGCGGCAAGACCGAGGCCGCCCTCTTATGGGCTGCCGCGAACGGTCAAAAGTCAGCTGGAAGCCCGCCGCTTTTTTATGTGCTTCCATACCAGGCCAGTCTGAACGCAATGCGCAGCCGCTTTGGCGTTCACTTTGGTGATGACCGGGTGGTGCTACAGCATTCCCGTGCCTTGCAGGCCCTTTACCGGCAGTTGTTAGACCGTGGCTATGCACCTGGAGAAGCTAAGACCCAAGCAGTCCGGGAGATAAACCTCGGCAGGCTACATGTTGCCCCGGTCCGTATTCTCACCCCTTACCAGTTATTGCGGGGCGCATTCCAGTTGCGCGGACATGAAGCCCTTTGGACTGATTGCGCCGGAGCCCGCTTGGTCTTTGATGAAATTCATGCCTATGAGCCTGGCCGGCTAGGGATGATCCTGGCCCTCTTGGAGCATCTGACACGGGATTTGGCCGTAAACGTACTAGTAATGTCGGCCACATTGCCTTCAGTGCTGGCAGAGGTTTTAAGTGAAAAGCTTAATTCTCCTGAGCCGGTTGTAGCCACACCGGAAACGTATGCAGCCTTTCGTCGTCACCGCCTACATCTACGTGCGGCTAATTTGCTGAACGAAGTGACAGTCCGGGAGATTTATCGCCAGGCTAAAGAAGGACTGGCAGTTTTGGTTGTGGCGACTACCGTCCAACGTGCCCAACAAATTTGGGAACAACTAAATGCTTTTCAGAACGGAGATATTCATGTTGAACTGCTGCACGGCAAGTTTTGTCCCCGGGATCGTTTTGCCAAAGAGCAGTGGCTGTTGCGGCAGGTTTCCACGAAAAACGCTAAAAGCCAGAAAAAACCACTAATTCTAGTGGCTACCCAAGTGATAGAAGTCAGTTTGGACGTAGATTTTGATGTCTTATTCACCGACCCGGCGCCTTTAGAACCGTTATTGCAGCGTTTCGGACGAGTCAACCGCGGCCGCCGGTGCCGGGAACGGGATGTGGTAGTTTTAACTGAGATTCCGGAAGGATGTCCGGTTTATGCGAAACCTCTGGTTGAAAAAGCTTTGCAGCAATTGGTGCCATTAGATGGACAAATGCTTGATGAAGCCAAAATCCAGGACCTTTTGGATGCAGTATACAGCGAAGCGGTGTCCCAATGGTGGAAGGGCGAGGTGCTGAAGTCCGCAGAGGCGTTTAAGGCCGAGGTCTTGTCCAGTCTGTATGCTTTTGAGACTGACGAACGGTTGGAAGAAAAATTCTGTGAAATGTTCGACGGACAAGAAGTGCTGCCAAAAGTGCTATTCGATGAATACCAAAGAATTAATCAGAGCGATCCTTTACTAACCCAGTCGCTCTTGGTCTCCGTAAGCAGAGGGCAGTTCTGGCGGCTAAAAAAAGAAGGCCGCCTGGAAAAACTAGACCGGCATTTATGGGTGGCCAATGCCCCTTACGATTCCCGCTTTGGGATGCAATTGCAGCAAAATCTGCTGAATGAGACGGGATAA
- a CDS encoding DUF433 domain-containing protein — MELLKRISVDPKICHGKACIAGTRIMVSVILDNLVAGLTQEEILKSYPSLKKEDIKAAIAYAALLTKERHISLP, encoded by the coding sequence ATGGAGCTGCTCAAAAGAATTTCCGTAGACCCCAAAATATGTCATGGGAAGGCCTGTATTGCTGGAACGAGAATCATGGTTTCTGTTATTCTGGATAACCTCGTTGCAGGATTAACCCAAGAAGAGATATTGAAGAGTTACCCTTCCTTAAAAAAGGAAGATATCAAGGCTGCTATTGCTTACGCGGCGCTATTGACCAAGGAACGCCATATATCCTTGCCATAG
- the cas10 gene encoding type III-A CRISPR-associated protein Cas10/Csm1: MNSKTYQTVLLGALFHDIGKFIQRGDFGGLNITGKHPEVSATFIKSWAQFLAPWADLPLLENLVARHHESSSFPETLRAQNAPPEMREFCLLVSRADNYSSAERDTETGSGNYKTKPLTTVFSRLKLRSETQAKPKYYQPEVFSPKNLFPGDEAKLNPAATGKLAQDLGKALQEVSKAKWPSFQVLYTHLIAVLEDHCWCLPASTQEEMPDVSLYDHLRTTAAIAAALYQYHAARNDFSEKNIINDTEQKFLLVTGDLSGIQRYIFDIASIGVGGVAKRLRARSFYLSAMLAGLAHKIVADLDLPQVNIITISGGNFYILLPNTKNAHDYIKKLRIAVNQEFLTSFGGELALNLAAVPFSGQEFRHYNLVQRQAREKLLLSKLNPLSDMLQDEAAWRENAFILEKMKTTNQGYCKSCGKLPATKKIDDSIICTLCDQDLRLGKELPEAKMVVFYSQKPEHPNSFSLPGGLWGLLASKIPPVSEKAIVAYLFGDGEQKGIPSIPVRKVYWSNFVPQKDGQPLDFDAIAGCSKGKKMLGVLKADVDNVGALFSLGLGDRGSISRVATLSRLLEAFFSGWVNRLLTDKFPNIYLVYSGGDDLLAVGPWNEAAELISQIRTDFVRFSGQNPDVTLSAGIAVVKPAYPIAHGVSAADESLDKAKSKTPKTIGDGKDQIAFLGETVKWDQLPKLLEEGRALAEWAEKGQVSARFVHHLLLYARMFDHYLQNQKIEGLRYIPLLHYDLHRNVKKAEDTLPIHKWAQSLADISGNSIRHLALIARYALLARRSSNAR; the protein is encoded by the coding sequence TTGAACAGCAAAACATATCAAACAGTTCTCTTGGGGGCCTTATTTCACGACATCGGCAAATTTATCCAGAGAGGTGATTTTGGCGGACTAAACATCACGGGCAAGCATCCAGAGGTTTCTGCCACCTTTATTAAGTCATGGGCTCAGTTTTTGGCTCCCTGGGCCGACCTGCCGCTGTTGGAAAACTTAGTTGCCAGGCACCACGAATCATCTTCGTTTCCGGAAACATTGCGGGCTCAAAACGCCCCGCCTGAAATGCGGGAGTTTTGCCTGCTGGTCAGCCGGGCGGACAATTATTCTTCTGCAGAAAGAGACACTGAAACAGGAAGCGGCAATTATAAGACCAAGCCCTTAACTACTGTTTTCTCACGACTTAAGTTGAGGTCTGAAACCCAGGCGAAGCCCAAGTACTATCAGCCAGAGGTTTTTAGCCCAAAAAACTTGTTTCCGGGAGATGAAGCCAAGTTAAACCCTGCGGCAACCGGTAAATTAGCGCAGGATTTGGGCAAGGCATTGCAAGAGGTAAGCAAAGCAAAGTGGCCCTCCTTTCAGGTGCTTTATACCCACTTGATTGCTGTTTTAGAGGACCACTGCTGGTGTTTGCCGGCCAGTACCCAGGAAGAAATGCCAGATGTATCTCTCTATGACCACCTGCGGACCACAGCGGCAATTGCAGCTGCCCTGTACCAGTATCACGCAGCCCGAAACGATTTCAGCGAAAAAAATATTATTAACGACACGGAGCAAAAATTTCTTTTGGTGACAGGCGATCTTTCGGGAATTCAGCGCTATATTTTTGACATCGCGTCAATAGGGGTAGGAGGGGTAGCGAAACGCTTGCGAGCTAGGTCCTTCTATTTAAGCGCTATGCTGGCGGGCTTAGCCCACAAAATCGTGGCCGATCTGGATCTGCCGCAGGTCAACATAATTACCATATCCGGCGGAAACTTTTATATCCTTTTGCCCAATACCAAAAATGCACATGATTACATAAAAAAGTTGCGCATTGCAGTAAACCAGGAATTTTTAACCAGTTTTGGCGGCGAGTTGGCGTTAAATCTGGCAGCAGTGCCATTTTCCGGGCAAGAATTCCGGCACTATAACTTGGTCCAGCGCCAGGCCAGAGAAAAGCTCCTCCTATCAAAACTGAACCCTTTAAGCGACATGTTGCAGGATGAAGCTGCATGGCGGGAAAATGCTTTTATATTAGAAAAAATGAAAACTACAAACCAAGGTTACTGCAAATCCTGCGGCAAGCTTCCGGCGACGAAAAAAATCGACGACAGTATTATTTGTACCCTTTGTGACCAGGATTTGCGGCTGGGTAAAGAGTTGCCCGAGGCCAAAATGGTAGTTTTCTATAGCCAAAAACCGGAACATCCAAACAGCTTTTCTTTGCCTGGCGGTCTGTGGGGGCTTTTGGCAAGTAAAATCCCGCCTGTCAGCGAGAAGGCAATTGTTGCCTATCTGTTTGGCGACGGGGAACAAAAAGGCATTCCCTCAATTCCGGTTCGGAAGGTATATTGGAGCAACTTCGTTCCCCAGAAAGATGGTCAGCCGCTGGACTTCGATGCCATTGCCGGCTGCTCAAAAGGCAAAAAAATGCTGGGTGTTCTCAAGGCCGATGTTGATAATGTTGGGGCCCTTTTCAGCCTTGGCTTGGGAGACCGGGGCTCCATCTCCCGCGTCGCCACCTTGAGCCGGTTGCTGGAGGCCTTCTTTTCCGGCTGGGTGAACCGTTTATTAACTGATAAATTTCCGAATATATACCTGGTGTACTCGGGAGGAGACGACCTGTTGGCGGTTGGTCCCTGGAACGAAGCGGCAGAGCTGATCAGTCAGATCAGAACTGATTTTGTGCGCTTTTCAGGGCAAAATCCCGATGTTACCCTTTCAGCGGGAATAGCCGTTGTCAAACCGGCGTATCCGATCGCTCATGGTGTTTCCGCAGCCGATGAAAGCCTGGATAAGGCTAAAAGCAAAACCCCAAAAACTATTGGCGACGGCAAAGACCAAATCGCATTTCTAGGCGAAACAGTCAAATGGGATCAACTACCCAAACTACTGGAAGAAGGGCGCGCCTTGGCCGAATGGGCTGAAAAAGGCCAAGTTTCAGCTCGTTTTGTCCACCATTTATTATTATATGCCCGGATGTTTGACCACTATCTGCAAAATCAGAAAATAGAAGGACTTAGATATATCCCTCTTCTTCATTACGACTTGCACCGGAACGTAAAAAAAGCCGAGGATACCCTTCCCATCCACAAATGGGCCCAAAGTTTAGCAGATATCAGCGGTAATTCAATCCGGCATCTGGCTTTAATAGCCCGCTATGCATTACTGGCGAGGAGGTCGAGCAATGCCCGATAA
- the cas5 gene encoding CRISPR-associated protein Cas5, giving the protein MRVAKVQIEAPIASFRYPHFLIGRQAGFDMPPPSTIYGHIASAVGEWFDPATVKFAYHFRFQAKGSDLEHQHIIAAGGQSFKWGASKYPVSTQATVQPHLRDFLFGCSLTLYLDPPELAEAFRHPVFCVNLGRSQDLASVISSGVLELERAKGAYLEQTLLPFSMRPLLGRGVTVLMPRYIEPPPEREPHFSRYIVLFDLVYAGDVPHTNRLLHYEDRSPEEWLVDPSSPPKHEGVRRGLVFHSFVGDEDNVARL; this is encoded by the coding sequence ATGAGAGTAGCTAAAGTGCAAATCGAAGCGCCCATCGCCTCGTTTCGCTACCCCCATTTTTTGATCGGACGGCAGGCCGGCTTTGATATGCCGCCGCCCTCAACCATTTACGGCCATATTGCGAGCGCAGTGGGCGAATGGTTTGACCCGGCCACCGTCAAGTTCGCCTATCATTTTAGGTTTCAAGCCAAGGGAAGCGACTTGGAACACCAGCACATAATTGCTGCAGGCGGACAAAGCTTTAAATGGGGAGCAAGTAAATATCCTGTCTCCACTCAGGCTACTGTTCAGCCTCACCTGCGGGATTTTCTCTTCGGGTGCAGCTTGACACTTTACCTGGATCCGCCCGAGCTGGCCGAGGCTTTTCGCCATCCGGTTTTTTGCGTTAACTTAGGCCGGTCGCAAGATCTGGCGAGCGTTATTTCGTCCGGGGTGCTGGAGCTGGAAAGGGCAAAAGGAGCCTATCTGGAACAGACCCTGTTGCCGTTTAGCATGCGTCCCCTTCTTGGACGCGGTGTGACAGTCCTGATGCCCCGTTATATAGAACCGCCGCCGGAACGGGAGCCCCACTTTAGCAGGTATATTGTGCTTTTTGATCTGGTTTACGCCGGAGATGTTCCCCATACCAACAGGCTGCTCCATTACGAAGACCGGTCACCAGAGGAATGGCTGGTAGACCCATCTTCACCTCCAAAACATGAAGGAGTAAGAAGAGGGCTTGTTTTTCACTCTTTTGTTGGAGATGAAGATAATGTTGCCAGGCTTTGA
- the csm2 gene encoding type III-A CRISPR-associated protein Csm2, with the protein MPDKKLICKDCQKEFNFTESEQKKYALEKWDPPKRCPACRAAKKATAPTPLVPAAYVGANQSRTEIPTKLSLNMSKLAPLIEIIPADYLSKGYFDQQGLMRREIFADEARSVANVLNARGTTSTRLRSFYNKLAAISYHLQQTGDFNKTKEKLTGFLPIVENAKERKVVPQEFQEFITRNLSLAERDSESFTGFLEHYKSIIAYAKTDKDFSAADWLEGRGLQPGYLKGGYYDGNGYLRREVIIDWPKEMVEIFARTSLSNTALRRFYNKLKGLDTKHKFNREYKSLLPELYAFERDAAYAAARQVVPGVFIGFAVKNVDLATRDEKGFKGFVEHFQSIVAFAKGKLKEGGRET; encoded by the coding sequence ATGCCCGATAAAAAATTGATTTGCAAAGACTGTCAAAAGGAATTTAATTTTACTGAAAGCGAACAAAAAAAATATGCACTTGAAAAATGGGATCCACCCAAACGCTGCCCAGCTTGCAGGGCAGCTAAAAAAGCAACTGCACCAACCCCCTTGGTGCCTGCTGCATATGTGGGAGCGAATCAGTCGCGCACAGAAATTCCAACAAAACTTAGCCTAAACATGTCTAAGCTAGCACCTTTAATAGAGATAATTCCGGCGGATTACTTGAGCAAAGGTTATTTTGATCAGCAGGGCCTAATGCGCCGGGAAATATTTGCTGACGAGGCCAGATCTGTTGCCAATGTGCTAAACGCCCGTGGCACAACTTCCACTAGACTGAGAAGCTTCTATAACAAACTGGCGGCTATCAGCTATCATTTGCAGCAGACCGGCGACTTTAACAAAACCAAGGAAAAGCTAACTGGTTTTCTGCCGATTGTAGAAAATGCAAAGGAAAGAAAAGTTGTCCCACAAGAATTTCAGGAGTTTATTACCCGAAACCTCAGTTTGGCGGAGCGGGATTCGGAGTCCTTTACCGGTTTCCTGGAACACTACAAAAGCATTATTGCCTATGCCAAAACAGATAAAGACTTTTCTGCCGCAGATTGGCTTGAAGGGAGGGGTCTACAACCGGGCTATCTAAAGGGAGGTTATTACGATGGCAACGGCTATCTGCGCCGGGAAGTAATTATTGATTGGCCCAAAGAAATGGTAGAAATTTTTGCTCGGACCTCGCTCAGCAACACAGCTCTGCGACGATTTTACAATAAACTGAAAGGACTTGACACTAAACATAAGTTCAACCGAGAGTATAAAAGTTTATTGCCGGAGTTGTATGCCTTTGAACGGGACGCCGCTTACGCCGCTGCGCGTCAGGTTGTACCCGGCGTATTTATCGGTTTTGCCGTAAAGAACGTCGATTTGGCTACACGCGATGAAAAGGGATTTAAAGGTTTTGTGGAGCATTTCCAAAGCATTGTTGCCTTTGCCAAAGGCAAATTAAAAGAAGGAGGAAGAGAAACATGA
- a CDS encoding DUF5615 family PIN-like protein, giving the protein MKFKIDENLPIELAALLSEAGYNAETVYQEQLAGCSDMVLIDICLREGRVLITSDLDFSDIRSYPPEMYKGIIVLRLIDQSRRAVIRAFQKVLPFMEREPLSGRLWLVDEKKIRLRGGEG; this is encoded by the coding sequence GTGAAATTCAAGATAGACGAGAACCTTCCGATTGAACTTGCTGCGCTTCTTTCTGAGGCTGGTTATAATGCGGAAACGGTGTATCAAGAGCAACTAGCGGGCTGTTCTGACATGGTTCTGATAGACATTTGCTTACGCGAGGGACGCGTATTAATCACTTCGGATTTAGACTTTTCCGATATAAGGTCTTATCCGCCGGAAATGTATAAAGGTATTATTGTGTTGCGATTGATCGACCAAAGCAGACGAGCCGTCATTAGAGCATTTCAAAAAGTTTTGCCTTTTATGGAACGCGAGCCTTTATCAGGGCGTTTGTGGCTAGTAGACGAAAAGAAAATCCGCCTTCGCGGAGGAGAAGGGTAG
- the csm3 gene encoding type III-A CRISPR-associated RAMP protein Csm3, whose amino-acid sequence MKLFGYKEISGIIKCRTGLRIGGTKDSLDIGGVDGPIIRHPITDLPYIPGSSLKGKMRSLLELSTGKVRPDGKPHNCESCDVCVFFGSLVTPSPTWFLFRDAPLTQEWETKLREAQEEKELNFSELKNENWINRHTGRAGQGGPRTFERVPAETEFQFNAVIRIFDSNNEQKALNFMKKGLKLLLQDYLGSSGSRGYGQIEFKDLTLDGKIFNLNEG is encoded by the coding sequence ATGAAACTGTTCGGTTATAAGGAGATCTCGGGGATTATTAAATGTCGAACTGGATTAAGGATTGGCGGCACCAAAGACAGCCTGGATATCGGCGGGGTTGATGGCCCAATTATCAGACACCCCATTACCGATTTGCCCTATATCCCGGGGTCATCCCTAAAAGGCAAAATGCGCAGCCTGCTTGAGTTGAGCACCGGCAAAGTTAGACCGGACGGCAAGCCCCACAACTGCGAAAGTTGCGATGTATGCGTTTTCTTTGGTTCCCTTGTAACCCCTTCTCCGACCTGGTTTCTATTTCGGGACGCACCCTTAACCCAGGAGTGGGAAACAAAGTTGCGCGAGGCTCAGGAAGAAAAAGAGCTAAATTTCAGCGAGTTAAAAAATGAAAACTGGATCAACCGTCATACTGGGCGAGCAGGACAGGGTGGACCGCGTACATTCGAACGTGTTCCGGCAGAAACTGAATTTCAATTTAACGCTGTTATCCGTATATTTGATAGTAATAACGAACAGAAGGCTTTGAATTTTATGAAAAAAGGTTTGAAGCTACTACTTCAGGATTATTTAGGCAGCTCCGGTTCCAGAGGTTACGGGCAGATCGAATTCAAAGACCTTACTTTAGATGGCAAAATATTTAATCTGAATGAGGGTTAG
- a CDS encoding WYL domain-containing protein, with protein sequence MLVSKARFATFNRARFARLYYIDQQIRAGKFPNTPKLARELEIEPRTVERDLELMRDRLGACIAYDHRQKGYYYTSADFQLPPLKLTEGEAVVLFLGQKLLAQCTGTPLENTIRSAFDKVCALLPASISVDFATFESAVSFNMAPLRGDENQVADTFQKLATAVQDRTTIWLEYFSATRNQATERHVDPYHLRYFQGAWYLIGYCHWRRKVRIFAIDRILSLQETNQTFTPIPGFSLQEFLTSSIGIEMDTTPQEVVIRFDSHQARWIRERQWHQSQRLEPQSDGSLLLYLTVSGLGEVKRWVLSFGSHAEVLLPLSLRQEVSAELIKAATFYNR encoded by the coding sequence GTGCTGGTATCAAAAGCAAGGTTTGCTACTTTTAACCGGGCGCGGTTTGCCCGCCTCTATTATATAGACCAGCAGATCAGGGCCGGCAAGTTTCCTAACACCCCGAAACTGGCAAGAGAGCTAGAGATAGAGCCCCGGACAGTGGAACGGGATCTCGAACTGATGCGCGACAGGTTAGGGGCTTGTATTGCCTATGACCACAGGCAGAAAGGCTATTATTATACTTCCGCAGATTTTCAGTTGCCCCCACTAAAGCTGACAGAGGGTGAAGCAGTAGTCCTGTTTCTGGGCCAGAAGCTTTTGGCCCAGTGCACCGGCACCCCCCTGGAAAATACCATCCGCAGCGCTTTCGATAAGGTGTGCGCCCTCCTCCCGGCCAGCATCTCGGTAGATTTTGCTACCTTCGAAAGTGCTGTTTCTTTTAATATGGCACCTCTAAGGGGTGACGAAAACCAGGTAGCCGATACCTTCCAAAAACTGGCCACTGCCGTTCAAGACCGGACCACCATCTGGCTGGAATACTTTAGCGCCACCAGAAACCAAGCCACAGAAAGGCATGTTGATCCCTACCACTTGCGCTATTTCCAGGGAGCCTGGTACCTGATCGGCTACTGTCACTGGCGGCGAAAAGTGAGGATCTTTGCCATCGACCGCATTCTATCCCTCCAAGAAACAAATCAGACCTTCACCCCTATACCAGGCTTTTCCCTGCAAGAATTTCTAACTTCCAGCATCGGCATTGAAATGGATACCACGCCGCAGGAAGTCGTCATCCGGTTCGACAGCCACCAGGCCCGCTGGATCAGAGAGCGGCAGTGGCACCAAAGCCAACGACTTGAGCCCCAGTCCGACGGATCACTCCTTTTATATCTCACAGTCAGCGGCCTGGGCGAGGTCAAGCGGTGGGTCTTAAGCTTCGGCAGCCACGCGGAAGTCCTGTTGCCTTTAAGTCTAAGGCAGGAAGTCAGCGCAGAACTTATAAAAGCCGCAACATTCTATAATAGATAA